The proteins below are encoded in one region of Apium graveolens cultivar Ventura chromosome 4, ASM990537v1, whole genome shotgun sequence:
- the LOC141718810 gene encoding uncharacterized protein LOC141718810 yields MSAATKQTTIRLVNENLDALETRTISASQNSKLSLIDVFGSPTRKFLELVDMLNKRKVDVVYIQETKWKGGSTKKANGFKLWYSGVGNTRNDAGIMISSLLKENVVEVNRVGDRIMKLKFVVNEEVVNIALMGGFGFGTRNKSGWDLLEFALAHELVIVNSCFKKRDDHLITLRSGGCNSQIGYLLTRKCIMDYKNCKVFSDEACTTQHRFLDNDIRNIWHNYFRELFNEERISVRELGAVSESNIDFGVQLSMSRVEVRGALQKMGRGKVMGPDQIPIEVWLCLGEERDQWLTRLFDTIFRTGDIPHEWRISMVVTIYKNKEDAKNCSNYRGINQSYYEIAGNSD; encoded by the exons ATGTCAGCCGCCACAAAACAAACAACAATTCGTCTAGTCAATGAGAATTTAGATGCTCTCGAAACTCGTACAATCTCAGCTTCACAAAATTCAA AGTTATCTTTGATTGATGTATTTG GTTCTCCAACTAGGAAATTTTTAGAACTTGTTGATATGTTAAATAAAAGAAAGGTAGATGTGGTTTATATTCAGGAAACTAAGTGGAAGGGTGGTAGTACTAAGAAAGCTAACGGGTTTAAATTGTGGTATTCAGGGGTTGGTAATACAAGAAATGATGCGGGTATTATGATAAGTTCACTCTTGAAAGAGAATGTAGTAGAAGTGAATAGAGTCGGTGATAGGATTATGAAGCTTAAATTCGTAGTTAATGAAGAGGTCGTTAATATT GCATTGATGGGGGGTTTTGGTTTTGGGACGAGGAACAAGAGTGGGTGGGATCTTTTGGAGTTTGCATTGGCACATGAATTAGTGATTGTTAATTCTTGTTTTAAAAAAAGGGATGATCATCTGATTACTCTTAGGAGTGGTGGTTGTAACTCACAAATCGGTTATCTTCTTACGAGAAAATGCATCATGGATTACAAAAATTGTAAAGTATTCTCGGATGAGGCATGTACTACACAACATCGTTTTTTG GATAATGATATTAGAAACATATGGCATAACTATTTTAGGGAGTTATTTAATGAGGAGAGAATCAGTGTTAGGGAGTTAGGAGCAGTTAGTGAGTCTAACATTGACTTTGGTGTTCAACTTTCTATGAGCAGAGTCGAAGTTAGGGGAGCATTACAAAAGATGGGTAGAGGTAAAGTTATGGGGCCGGATCAAATACCTATAGAGGTATGGTTGTGTTTGGGTGAAGAGAGAGATCAATGGCTAACGAGGTTATTCGACACTATATTTCGGACTGGTGACATACCGCATGAATGGAGGATTAGCATGGTAGTGACGATCTATAAAAATAAGGAAGATGCAAAAAACTGTAGCAATTATCGTGGTATTAATCAGTCATACTATGAAATTGCGGGAAATAGTGATTGA
- the LOC141716842 gene encoding basic leucine zipper 43-like has protein sequence MHTSEMAELHYLVPPDPITVLPSQFSYNQNNTPAFDQFGRFSNPLLYDLQINPQVPSFNLQPTSFSSNSTSDEADEKQLGLINERKQRRMISNRESARRSRMRKQKQLDELWSQVVWLRNENQHLIDKLNKFSEQHDQALQENANLKDETSQLRQMLSDMQLNI, from the coding sequence ATGCACACCAGTGAAATGGCTGAACTTCATTATCTGGTTCCACCTGATCCAATCACAGTACTTCCTTCTCAGTTTTCCTATAATCAGAATAACACACCAGCATTTGATCAGTTTGGCAGATTCTCTAACCCCTTATTATATGATCTTCAGATTAACCCTCAAGTTCCAAGTTTCAACCTACAACCGACAAGTTTCAGCAGCAACTCAACTTCTGATGAAGCAGATGAGAAACAACTTGGTCTAATCAATGAGAGGAAGCAGAGGAGGATGATATCTAACAGAGAGTCTGCACGCAGATCACGTATGCGCAAGCAGAAGCAGCTGGATGAACTTTGGTCTCAGGTTGTTTGGCTCAGAAATGAGAATCAACACCTCATTGATAAACTCAACAAATTTTCTGAGCAACATGACCAGGCGCTTCAAGAGAATGCCAATCTTAAAGATGAGACATCACAACTTCGTCAAATGCTTAGCGATATGCAGCTTAATATATAG